In Pseudomonas nunensis, a single window of DNA contains:
- the rpmG gene encoding 50S ribosomal protein L33 — translation MRELIRLISSAGTGHFYTTDKNKRTTPDKIEIKKFDPVVRKHVIYKEGKIK, via the coding sequence ATGCGTGAATTGATTCGTTTGATTTCGAGCGCCGGTACTGGTCACTTCTACACTACCGACAAGAACAAGCGTACTACCCCGGACAAAATCGAGATCAAGAAATTTGATCCGGTTGTTCGCAAGCACGTGATCTACAAGGAAGGCAAAATCAAGTAA
- a CDS encoding MFS transporter encodes MRWATYFAVLASVLSVGLALGVSMPLVSFRLESWGYGSFAIGVMAAMPAIGVLLGAKISSHLAARFGTANLMRLCLWGGAVSIGLLALLPSYPIWLVLRLMIGVILTLVFILGESWINQLVVEQWRGRLVALYGSSYALSQLGGPLLLGALGTEHDYGFWVGVGLLLTAPLLLLGRSGAPSSEASSVTFGDLWTFCRGLPAIAWAVSLFAAFEAMILTLLPVYCLRQGFTAEIALAMVSTVVVGDALLQLPIGALADRLSRRSLFTGCAVVLLVSSLAIPLLLDTLLIWPLWVLFGASAGGLFTLSLILIGERYRDDALVRANAHIAQLWGIGCLVGPLAAGAGSQWISGHALPLLMAAGALGLVILLMRQGAFGAVAEPA; translated from the coding sequence ATGCGTTGGGCGACTTATTTCGCCGTGTTGGCGTCTGTCTTGAGTGTCGGCCTGGCCCTGGGCGTCAGCATGCCGCTGGTGTCGTTTCGCCTGGAAAGCTGGGGTTATGGCTCGTTTGCGATTGGCGTGATGGCGGCGATGCCGGCCATTGGCGTGCTGCTGGGGGCGAAGATTTCCAGCCATCTGGCGGCGCGTTTCGGCACGGCCAATCTGATGCGCCTGTGCCTGTGGGGCGGCGCGGTGTCCATTGGGTTGTTGGCGCTGTTGCCGAGTTACCCGATCTGGCTGGTATTGCGGCTGATGATCGGAGTGATCCTGACCTTGGTGTTCATCCTCGGCGAAAGCTGGATCAACCAACTGGTGGTCGAGCAATGGCGCGGGCGCTTGGTGGCGCTGTATGGCAGCAGTTATGCGCTGAGCCAACTGGGCGGGCCGTTGCTGCTGGGGGCGTTGGGCACCGAGCATGATTACGGCTTCTGGGTTGGCGTCGGCTTGCTGCTGACCGCACCGTTGCTGTTGCTCGGCCGTAGCGGCGCACCGAGCAGTGAAGCCAGCAGCGTGACCTTTGGCGATTTATGGACCTTCTGCCGAGGCCTGCCCGCGATTGCCTGGGCGGTGTCGCTGTTCGCTGCGTTCGAAGCGATGATCCTGACCCTGTTGCCGGTGTACTGCCTGCGCCAAGGGTTCACTGCCGAGATCGCCCTGGCGATGGTGAGTACGGTGGTGGTCGGCGATGCACTGTTGCAACTGCCCATCGGCGCTTTAGCGGATCGACTGTCACGGCGCAGTTTGTTCACCGGGTGCGCCGTGGTCCTGCTGGTTTCGAGCCTGGCGATTCCGCTGCTGCTCGATACGTTGCTGATCTGGCCGTTGTGGGTGCTGTTCGGGGCGAGTGCCGGTGGCTTGTTCACCTTGTCGCTGATCCTGATCGGCGAGCGCTATCGCGACGATGCACTGGTGCGGGCCAATGCGCATATCGCGCAGCTGTGGGGGATTGGTTGTCTGGTCGGGCCGTTGGCGGCCGGGGCCGGCAGTCAGTGGATCAGCGGGCATGCACTGCCGTTGCTGATGGCGGCGGGGGCGTTGGGGTTGGTGATTCTGTTGATGCGCCAAGGCGCGTTTGGCGCAGTGGCCGAGCCGGCCTAA
- a CDS encoding cupin domain-containing protein yields MNIQDVVDFSQAATQPDRYRPDPAKVLKGDPEQAVYNHYNSPCGQMSAGVWEGEIGQWLVNYTEHEYCEIVQGVSVLRDNDGNSKTLRVGDRFVIPAGFRGTWEVLEACRKIYVVFEQKA; encoded by the coding sequence ATGAACATCCAGGACGTCGTCGACTTCAGCCAGGCCGCCACCCAGCCCGATCGCTATCGGCCAGACCCGGCCAAAGTCCTCAAGGGCGACCCCGAGCAAGCGGTGTACAACCACTACAACAGCCCGTGCGGCCAGATGAGCGCCGGTGTGTGGGAAGGCGAAATCGGCCAGTGGCTGGTGAATTACACCGAGCATGAATACTGCGAAATCGTTCAGGGCGTGTCGGTACTGCGCGATAACGATGGCAACAGCAAGACCTTGCGGGTGGGTGATCGCTTTGTTATTCCAGCGGGCTTCAGAGGGACTTGGGAAGTGCTGGAGGCGTGCCGCAAGATTTATGTGGTGTTTGAACAGAAGGCTTGA
- a CDS encoding aldehyde dehydrogenase: MTTLTRADWEQRARDLKIEGRAYINGEYTDAVSSETFECISPVDGRLLGKIASCDAADAQRAVENARATFNSGVWSRLAPTKRKATMIRFAGLLKQHAEELALLETLDMGKPISDSLYIDVPGAAQALSWSGEAIDKIYDEVAATPHDQLGLVTREPVGVVGAIVPWNFPLMMACWKLGPALSTGNSVILKPSEKSPLTAIRIAALAVEAGIPKGVLNVLPGYGHTVGKALALHNDVDTLVFTGSTKIAKQLLIYSGESNMKRVWLEAGGKSPNIVFADAPDLQAAAESAASAIAFNQGEVCTAGSRLLVERSIKDTFLPLVIEALKTWKPGNPLDPATNVGALVDTQQMNTVLSYIESGHTDGAKLVAGGKRILQETGGTYVEPTIFDGVNNAMKIAQEEIFGPVLSVIAFDTAEEAIAIANDTPYGLAAAVWTKDISKAHLTAKALRAGSVWVNQYDGGDMTAPFGGFKQSGNGRDKSLHAFDKYTELKATWIKL; this comes from the coding sequence ATGACCACCCTGACTCGTGCCGACTGGGAACAGCGGGCTCGCGACCTGAAGATCGAAGGCCGCGCCTACATCAATGGCGAATACACCGATGCTGTCTCCAGCGAGACCTTCGAGTGCATCAGCCCGGTCGATGGCCGTCTGCTGGGCAAGATTGCCAGCTGTGACGCCGCCGACGCCCAGCGCGCTGTGGAAAATGCGCGCGCCACCTTCAATTCCGGTGTGTGGTCGCGCCTGGCGCCGACCAAACGCAAAGCCACCATGATTCGTTTCGCCGGCCTGCTCAAACAGCACGCCGAAGAACTGGCCCTGCTTGAAACCCTGGACATGGGCAAGCCGATCAGCGACTCCCTGTACATCGACGTTCCTGGCGCGGCGCAAGCCCTGAGCTGGAGCGGCGAAGCCATCGACAAGATCTACGACGAAGTCGCTGCCACCCCGCACGATCAACTGGGCCTGGTCACTCGCGAGCCGGTTGGCGTGGTTGGCGCCATCGTGCCGTGGAACTTCCCGTTGATGATGGCGTGCTGGAAACTCGGCCCGGCGCTGTCCACCGGTAACTCGGTGATCCTCAAACCGTCGGAAAAATCGCCGCTGACCGCCATTCGCATCGCTGCGCTGGCCGTTGAAGCCGGGATTCCGAAAGGCGTGCTGAACGTCCTGCCAGGCTACGGCCACACCGTCGGCAAGGCCCTGGCCCTGCACAACGATGTGGACACCCTGGTGTTCACCGGTTCGACCAAGATCGCCAAGCAACTGCTGATCTACTCCGGCGAATCGAACATGAAGCGCGTCTGGCTCGAAGCCGGCGGCAAGAGCCCGAACATCGTGTTCGCCGATGCTCCGGACCTGCAAGCCGCTGCTGAATCCGCCGCCAGCGCCATTGCCTTCAACCAGGGCGAAGTCTGCACCGCCGGTTCGCGTCTGCTGGTCGAGCGTTCGATCAAGGACACCTTCCTGCCGCTGGTGATCGAAGCGCTGAAAACCTGGAAGCCAGGCAATCCGCTGGATCCGGCGACCAACGTCGGTGCGCTGGTGGATACCCAGCAGATGAATACCGTGCTGTCCTACATCGAGTCCGGTCACACCGACGGCGCCAAACTGGTGGCCGGCGGCAAGCGCATTCTTCAGGAAACCGGTGGCACCTACGTTGAGCCGACGATTTTCGACGGCGTGAACAACGCGATGAAAATCGCCCAGGAAGAAATCTTTGGCCCGGTGTTGTCGGTCATCGCTTTCGACACCGCCGAAGAAGCCATCGCGATTGCCAACGACACGCCGTATGGCTTGGCCGCTGCGGTATGGACCAAGGACATCTCCAAGGCACACCTGACCGCCAAGGCACTGCGTGCCGGTAGCGTGTGGGTCAACCAGTACGACGGCGGCGACATGACTGCACCGTTCGGCGGTTTCAAACAATCGGGCAACGGCCGCGACAAGTCGCTGCACGCGTTCGACAAGTACACCGAGCTGAAGGCGACCTGGATCAAGTTGTAA